One Glaciihabitans arcticus DNA window includes the following coding sequences:
- a CDS encoding alpha-amylase family protein: MRITDTSDLWWKTAVIYCLDVETYMDWNGDGIGDFEGLSHRMDYLQELGVTCLWLMPFYPTPDKDDGYDVTDFYGVDPRLGNHGDIVEVIRTARDRGMRVIIDLVVNHTSDQHPWFKASRASLDNPYRDYYVWQKKKPAKEPEPVFPDKEDSIWELDEKTGEYYLHSFYKFQPDLNVTNPKVRDEIAKIMGFWLQMGVSGFRLDAVPFLLDTSGASPAAGELGDPMEYFRSLRSFLGRRSGEAIMLGEVNVERKDQLDFYGGTDGDALTMQFDFIVMQNLYLSLAREDASPLVDAIASRPATHVESQWANFVRNHDELTLDKLSDEEREEVFAAFGPEEEMQVYGRGIVRRLPSMLHGDPRRIRMVYSLLFSLPGTPVLFYGEELGMGENLKIEGRSSVRTPMQWDASANGGFSSASPRKLTAPVTEGGFSPEHINASAQRHDPDSLLHFMRRLIERYRASAEIGWGEFAVIKQDAPSVLVHSMANGEGRLVALHNLASEPAGVTFRLTDLDEGTKLVDLLLDGTSFHPEEDGTVHVALDGYGHRWLRVLTPGEKRLG; the protein is encoded by the coding sequence ATGCGAATCACCGACACAAGCGACCTGTGGTGGAAGACTGCTGTCATCTACTGCCTCGACGTCGAGACCTACATGGACTGGAACGGAGACGGCATCGGCGACTTCGAGGGCCTCTCCCACCGCATGGACTACCTGCAGGAGCTGGGTGTCACCTGCCTGTGGCTGATGCCGTTCTATCCGACACCCGACAAGGATGACGGCTATGACGTCACCGACTTCTACGGAGTCGACCCGCGGCTCGGCAATCACGGCGATATCGTCGAGGTGATCCGCACTGCCCGCGACCGCGGTATGCGCGTCATCATCGACCTGGTCGTCAACCACACCTCCGACCAGCACCCGTGGTTCAAGGCCTCGCGCGCAAGCCTCGACAACCCGTACCGCGACTACTACGTCTGGCAGAAGAAGAAGCCGGCCAAGGAGCCGGAGCCGGTGTTCCCCGACAAGGAGGACAGCATCTGGGAGCTCGACGAGAAGACCGGCGAGTACTACCTGCACAGCTTCTACAAGTTCCAGCCCGACCTCAACGTCACCAACCCGAAGGTGCGCGACGAGATCGCCAAGATCATGGGCTTCTGGCTGCAGATGGGCGTCTCGGGGTTCCGCCTCGACGCCGTGCCCTTCCTGCTCGACACCTCGGGCGCCTCCCCCGCTGCGGGTGAGCTCGGCGACCCGATGGAGTACTTCCGATCGCTGCGTTCCTTCCTCGGCCGTCGCTCGGGCGAGGCGATCATGCTCGGTGAGGTGAACGTCGAGCGCAAGGACCAGCTCGACTTCTACGGGGGCACCGACGGCGATGCACTCACCATGCAATTCGATTTCATTGTGATGCAGAACCTGTACCTGTCGCTGGCGAGAGAGGATGCATCCCCTCTCGTCGACGCGATAGCGTCTCGTCCGGCAACCCACGTCGAGTCCCAGTGGGCCAACTTCGTGCGTAACCACGATGAGCTCACACTGGACAAACTGAGTGACGAGGAACGCGAGGAGGTCTTCGCCGCCTTCGGCCCCGAGGAGGAGATGCAGGTCTACGGCCGAGGCATCGTGCGTCGCCTGCCGTCTATGCTGCACGGCGACCCGCGCCGAATCCGCATGGTCTACAGCCTGCTGTTCTCCCTGCCGGGCACCCCCGTGCTGTTCTACGGCGAGGAGCTGGGCATGGGCGAGAACCTGAAGATCGAGGGTCGCAGCTCGGTGCGCACCCCGATGCAGTGGGACGCGTCAGCGAACGGCGGCTTCTCTTCGGCCAGCCCCCGCAAGCTCACCGCACCGGTCACCGAGGGCGGCTTCTCCCCCGAGCACATCAATGCAAGCGCCCAGCGTCACGACCCCGACTCTCTATTGCACTTCATGCGGCGTCTCATCGAGCGCTACCGGGCCTCCGCCGAGATCGGCTGGGGCGAGTTCGCTGTCATCAAACAGGATGCGCCCTCCGTGCTCGTGCACTCGATGGCGAATGGCGAGGGGCGCCTGGTCGCCCTGCACAATCTCGCGAGCGAGCCGGCGGGTGTCACGTTCAGGCTCACGGATCTCGACGAGGGCACAAAGCTCGTCGACCTGCTGCTCGACGGCACGTCGTTCCACCCCGAGGAGGATGGCACCGTGCACGTCGCGCTCGACGGCTACGGGCACCGCTGGCTGCGGGTGCTGACGCCGGGCGAGAAGCGGTTGGGCTAG
- the ftsY gene encoding signal recognition particle-docking protein FtsY, with translation MAERSTPWSLGGALRGMFAKKTIDDDTWEDLEDALISADFGPDITDSVISQLRANVDKYKTTDPADLKRMLRESLEERFAAYDPTLTLSARPAVVLVVGVNGVGKTTTIGKFARFLVGHGRTVVVGAADTFRAAAVEQLATWAERGGAQIVRPQMERQDPASVAFQTVEFATREGIEICIIDTAGRLQTKSGLMDELGKIRRVIEKQTEIAEVLLVLDATTGQNGVAQAEAFIQHAGVTGLVISKLDGSAKGGFVLAVQERTGIPIKLVGQGEGINDLTGFTPHVFVANLVG, from the coding sequence ATGGCTGAACGCTCCACCCCCTGGTCCCTCGGCGGCGCCCTCCGCGGCATGTTCGCGAAGAAGACCATCGACGACGACACGTGGGAGGACCTCGAAGACGCCCTCATCTCGGCCGACTTCGGCCCGGACATCACCGACTCGGTCATCTCGCAGCTGCGCGCGAACGTCGACAAATACAAGACGACAGACCCCGCCGATCTGAAGAGGATGCTGCGCGAAAGCCTCGAGGAACGTTTCGCCGCCTACGACCCCACCCTCACTCTCAGCGCGCGTCCCGCGGTTGTGCTGGTCGTGGGAGTCAACGGAGTCGGCAAGACCACAACGATCGGCAAGTTCGCCCGGTTCCTGGTCGGGCACGGGCGAACCGTCGTTGTGGGGGCAGCCGACACGTTCCGCGCGGCTGCCGTCGAGCAGCTCGCGACCTGGGCCGAGCGCGGGGGAGCGCAGATCGTGCGCCCGCAGATGGAACGACAGGATCCGGCCTCTGTCGCGTTCCAGACCGTCGAGTTCGCGACCCGCGAGGGCATCGAGATCTGCATCATCGACACGGCAGGCCGGCTCCAGACCAAGAGCGGGCTGATGGACGAGCTCGGCAAGATCCGCCGGGTGATCGAGAAGCAGACCGAGATCGCCGAGGTGCTGCTCGTGCTCGACGCCACGACCGGGCAGAACGGTGTCGCCCAGGCCGAGGCCTTCATCCAGCACGCGGGAGTCACCGGACTCGTCATCTCGAAACTCGACGGCTCGGCCAAGGGCGGCTTCGTTCTCGCGGTTCAGGAGCGCACGGGCATCCCGATCAAACTCGTCGGGCAGGGTGAGGGAATCAACGACCTCACCGGCTTCACGCCCCACGTCTTCGTGGCGAACCTCGTCGGTTAA